The Phalacrocorax carbo chromosome 11, bPhaCar2.1, whole genome shotgun sequence genome includes a region encoding these proteins:
- the LOC135315429 gene encoding heat shock transcription factor, Y-linked-like, which produces MEPSSSEASCGSDLDEGVDSSDSTSRCPLCDKSATSDAAFGCPVQERSLQALTKQPRSKRECLNSSEESSGKGDASTSFHFLKKLWHVVESGRFESIWWGDNGECVAIREELFEKEVLARRGCWRLFESKSMESFTHCLQLHGFTRKLWDFPKLGSCYDLLMEETAREFHFYSNPNFRRRFPHLLMKYEQSCGPKHQTPAGLLPGTRLHVRCRSRKPAVEPAWETTSEGENGPRSAGAKGNTHTSARRRTAPAKRRARAATRARCASAPARTAALTNSAGGREQPRPLAPSLRPQHSSPGAAGGLSAASAAPSPGCTTLAVPSSPFPPGLPPRTSPAAASWL; this is translated from the exons atggaGCCTTCCTCATCAGAAGCTTCATGTGGTTCTGACCTGGACGAGGGAGTTGATTCGTCAGACTCGACTTCTCGCTGTCCACTGTGTGACAAAAGCGCAACTAGTGATGCTGCCTTTGGATGTCCAGTACAAGAAAGGTCTTTACAAGCTTTGACCAAGCAACCCCGGTCAAAAAGAGAGTGTCTGAATTCATCTGAGGAGAGCTCTGGCAAAGGCGATGCCTCTACAAGCTTCCACTTTCTGAAGAAGCTCTGGCACGTTGTTGAAAGCGGCCGCTTTGAGTCCATTTGGTGGGGGGACAACGGAGAGTGTGTAGCGATTCGTGAAGAATTGTTTGAAAAGGAAGTACTAGCAAGGAGAGGATGTTGGAGACTTTTTGAAAGCAAGAGCATGGAAAGCTTCACTCATTGCCTCCAGCTGCACGGATTCACCAGAAAGCTGTGGGATTTTCCAAAACTGGGCTCGTGCTATGACCTGCTAATGGAAGAAACAGCTAGGGAG tTTCATTTCTACTCCAACCCAAATTTTAGAAGACGTTTTCCACATCTGCTAATGAAGTATGAGCAAAGCTGTGGTCCAAAACATCAAACACCAGCAGGACTTTTGCCAGGCACACGCTTGCACGTGCGCTGCCGGAGTAGAAAACCAGCGGTTGAGCCTGCGTGGGAAACCACTTCTGAGGGGGAGAACGGTCCGCGCTCAGCAGGTGCAAAGGGGAACACGCACACCTCTGCACGCCGGAGGACCGCACCTGCCAAGCGACGTGCCAGGGCAGCTACCCGAGCCAGATGTGCCTCTGCGCCTGCACGCACCGCTGCTCTGACCAATTCAgcgggaggcagggagcagccgcGTCCTCTGGCCCCCTCCCTTCGGCCGCAGCACAGCAGCCCCGGCGCGGCTGGCGGCCTCAGTGCCGCTTCTGCTGCCCCTTCACCAGGTTGCACCACGCTGGCCGTGCCCAGCAGCCCCTTTCCACCAGGGCTGCCACCCCGCACCTCTCCGGCTGCAGCGAGTTGGCTATAG